In the genome of Chitinophagaceae bacterium, the window AGAAATCCCGGGAAAAAAGGTTAAAAATTAAAACACTGCACGCTGAAAAGAAGAAACTGCGGAAAAAATTCCGTAGAGATCGCTCTCAGAATGACTAAGCAATGACTTAAACTTGTTGCGTGGGCTGTAAGATTCTGAATATTTCAGTAGGCGATTTACAAAAAACTACTTTTTTACCCATAACTACTATAGATCCATTGATAAGGTTTGGGTTATGGCTTAATACATTTAACCAACCTTCTTCATCAAATTCCTTTCCTTTAATATTAGATTGATAATAATCATCTGATTTATTCAATAGATTTTTAGGCTCTATATTCATTGATGCTAACAAACTCTTCCACTGAACCGGAGTGAGAGATGCTTTATCAAACTCAAGTTCTTTTATATGTCGGCTTAAACTATGTGCGTAAGCAACTGTCTGTTTTCCGTAACTGGAATTTGCATTATAATAAATCATTATTTCCTGTGGGTGCGTTTTCATAAGCTTTTTTATTTATTAAAGTGAAAAAATACGCCTTCCCAAATATTA includes:
- a CDS encoding glutaredoxin: MKTHPQEIMIYYNANSSYGKQTVAYAHSLSRHIKELEFDKASLTPVQWKSLLASMNIEPKNLLNKSDDYYQSNIKGKEFDEEGWLNVLSHNPNLINGSIVVMGKKVVFCKSPTEIFRILQPTQQV